One part of the Saprospiraceae bacterium genome encodes these proteins:
- a CDS encoding MCE family protein, which produces MRNEIKVGILGVVTLTLLIFGYKYLKGSNLLDRSKTYYVKYPDVGQMDPSSPVLTRGFKVGTVTKIELDPTNPKLVLVTIDVKNEIKIPKETKAILVSQGLIGGKAIVLQFNEYCDTDCLPNKSLIEGEIAGMLSSMFSKDEVKDYTQTIGKELNTLLDTSSTNQNVQLAATVRNVHTILDNLAKSTIQLNHLLTNSAQNINNSLVNLNQLTSSLSKNANSISNSLNNLEAISNSLKLSEPGKLVKSAEQTITESRKTIQELNLTLDASRKTVQKLNNILTEVNSGNGSLGKLIKDPTLYQNLNRSSKNLDLLLQDLRLNPTRYINVSVFGKKGTSYTAPVEDPTMKK; this is translated from the coding sequence TTGCGTAACGAAATTAAAGTAGGAATACTCGGGGTTGTAACCTTGACATTATTGATTTTTGGGTATAAGTATTTGAAAGGAAGCAATTTGCTTGACCGTTCGAAAACTTATTACGTCAAATATCCTGATGTAGGACAAATGGATCCTTCGTCACCTGTTCTGACCAGAGGATTTAAAGTGGGTACGGTCACTAAAATTGAGTTAGACCCAACTAACCCTAAATTAGTCCTGGTTACCATAGATGTTAAAAATGAAATAAAAATTCCAAAAGAAACCAAGGCAATTTTAGTAAGTCAAGGTTTAATTGGAGGAAAAGCAATAGTTCTTCAGTTTAATGAATATTGTGATACAGATTGCCTACCCAATAAATCTTTAATTGAAGGTGAAATCGCTGGGATGCTTTCCAGTATGTTCAGTAAAGATGAAGTAAAAGATTATACGCAAACTATTGGTAAAGAATTAAATACACTGCTAGACACAAGTAGCACAAATCAGAATGTACAATTGGCTGCAACGGTTCGAAACGTGCATACGATCCTGGATAATTTGGCGAAATCTACAATCCAATTAAATCATTTACTGACAAACTCTGCCCAAAATATCAATAACTCACTTGTAAATTTGAACCAATTAACTTCAAGTTTATCAAAAAATGCAAACTCAATTTCTAATTCATTGAACAATCTGGAAGCTATTTCTAATAGTTTAAAACTATCAGAACCAGGTAAACTTGTAAAATCGGCAGAACAAACGATTACTGAAAGCCGTAAAACAATTCAAGAATTAAACTTAACCCTGGATGCAAGTCGAAAAACTGTACAAAAACTTAATAATATTTTAACAGAGGTTAATTCTGGAAATGGAAGTCTTGGAAAATTAATTAAAGATCCAACTTTATATCAAAATTTAAATCGAAGTTCAAAAAATTTAGATTTGCTTTTGC